One segment of Salvia splendens isolate huo1 chromosome 20, SspV2, whole genome shotgun sequence DNA contains the following:
- the LOC121782011 gene encoding aldehyde oxidase GLOX1-like has translation MHMQLLHTDRVVMFDRTDFGPSNISLPNGQCRRDPNDNTLRVDCTAHSVEYDVVSNSIRPLTVLTDVWCSSGAVSPDGTLVQAGGFNDGDHAVRTYIPCSDHSCDWREIPNGLTQRRWYATSQILPGARQIIVGGRGQFNYEFHPKKSASEGPYSLPFLSQTHDPRIENNLYPFVLLNADGNLFIFANNRAILFNYKNSKIIRTYPALPGGDPRSYPSTGSAALLPLKSNAGAEVLVCGGAPKGAFVRANNRDFVNALNTCGRIRINDPNPQWAMETMPSGRVMGDMLLLPNGNVLLINGAGAGTAGWEMGRSPVLSPVVYYPNKQPGSRFEVLNPTSTPRMYHSAAVLLRDGRVLIGGSNPHAYYNFTKIIFPTDLTLQSFSPSYLDPQFENIRPKILSPVSESRTGYGQQVPVRFSVGPGQLVKSTIMVTIIAPSFATHSFSMNQRLLVLDRGDVMPVGGSVYQLGARMPSSGNLAPAGYYLLFVVHKDIPSKGIWIHIN, from the coding sequence ATGCACATGCAGCTCCTCCACACCGACCGCGTGGTCATGTTTGACCGCACCGACTTCGGCCCCTCCAACATCTCCCTCCCCAACGGCCAATGCCGCCGCGACCCCAACGACAACACCCTCCGCGTCGACTGCACCGCCCATTCTGTCGAGTACGACGTCGTTTCCAACTCCATCCGCCCCCTCACCGTCCTCACCGACGTCTGGTGCTCCTCCGGCGCCGTCTCCCCCGACGGCACCCTCGTCCAGGCCGGTGGATTCAACGACGGCGACCACGCCGTCCGAACCTACATACCCTGCTCCGACCACTCCTGCGACTGGCGGGAAATCCCAAACGGACTCACCCAGCGAAGGTGGTACGCCACCAGCCAAATCCTCCCCGGCGCCCGCCAGATCATCGTCGGCGGCCGGGGGCAGTTCAACTACGAGTTCCACCCCAAAAAATCCGCCTCCGAGGGCCCCTACAGTCTCCCCTTTCTCTCCCAGACACACGACCCTCGCATCGAGAACAACCTCTACCCGTTCGTCCTGTTAAACGCAGACGGAAATCTATTCATTTTCGCCAACAATCGAGCTATATTGTTTAATTACAAGAATTCAAAAATCATCCGGACCTACCCGGCCCTCCCGGGTGGGGACCCGAGGAGCTACCCGAGCACTGGCTCCGCAGCATTGCTCCCGTTAAAGAGCAATGCCGGAGCTGAGGTCTTGGTGTGCGGCGGCGCGCCAAAAGGAGCTTTTGTCAGAGCGAACAATCGTGATTTTGTGAACGCTCTCAACACGTGCGGGAGGATCCGAATAAACGACCCGAATCCGCAATGGGCTATGGAGACCATGCCCTCGGGTCGGGTCATGGGTGATATGCTCTTGCTGCCTAATGGCAATGTCTTGCTCATCAACGGCGCTGGCGCGGGCACGGCCGGGTGGGAAATGGGCCGGAGCCCCGTTTTGTCGCCTGTTGTCTACTACCCGAATAAACAACCCGGGTCGAGATTCGAGGTGCTGAACCCGACCTCGACTCCTAGAATGTACCACTCTGCTGCGGTGTTGCTTCGTGACGGTCGAGTTTTAATTGGTGGAAGCAATCCACATGCGTATTACAATTTCACTAAGATAATATTTCCAACTGATTTAACTCTTCAGTCATTTTCTCCGTCGTATTTGGATCCGCAGTTTGAGAATATACGGCCGAAGATTCTTTCGCCCGTATCCGAATCCAGAACCGGGTACGGGCAGCAGGTTCCGGTCCGGTTCAGTGTTGGGCCGGGTCAATTGGTTAAGAGTACAATCATGGTAACAATTATTGCGCCGTCATTTGCGACTCACTCGTTTTCTATGAATCAAAGATTGTTGGTCCTCGACCGTGGCGATGTGATGCCTGTTGGGGGATCCGTGTACCAGCTCGGGGCTAGAATGCCGAGTTCGGGTAATCTTGCACCGGCTGGGTACTACCTTCTGTTTGTGGTTCACAAAGATATTCCGAGTAAGGGAATTTGGATCCATATCAATTGA